The genome window CGGCTTCTTCATCCAGACCGATGCCTCGATCAATCCCGGCAATTCCGGTGGCGCCCTGATGAACATGAAGGGCGAGCTGATCGGCATCAACACCGCGATCTTCTCGCGCGGCGGCGGCTCGAACGGCATCGGCTTTGCCATCCCTGCCAATCTCGTCAAGGTCTTCCTCGCCTCGGCCGATGCCGGCGTCAAATCCTTTGAGCGGCCCTATGTCGGCGCGAGCTTCGATGCCGTGACCTCTGAGGTGGCCGAAGCGCTGGGGCTGAACAAGGCCCGCGGCGCGCTCGTCGTCAAGGTTTCGGAAGGCGGACCGGCCGCCAAGGCCGGTCTAAAGGCCGGCGAAATCGTCACGGCGGTCGATGGCATTTCCGTCGAACATCCGGATGCGCTGCTCTACCGGCTGACGACGGCCGGTCTCGGCAAATCGGTCAAGCTCACCGTCGTCGAGAACGGCCGCGAGCAGCAACTGCCGCTGACGCTGGCCCGTGCCCCGGAAACCTCGCCGCGCGACCAGCGCACGATCGGCGGGCGCACCCCCTTTAGCGGCGCTGTCGTCGAAAACCTGTCGCCGCGGGTGGCCGACGAGCTGCGCATGCCGCCGGAATCGTCCGGCGTCGTCGTATCCGAGGTGAAAGAAGATTCGCCTGCCGCCCGTCTTGGTTTCGAGCCGAAGGATATCATCGTCTCGATCAACGGCACCGATGTGAAGTCGACCAGCGAACTGTCCGAGATCGCCGACAGCGACCCCGGCCTCTGGCGGGTGGAGATCGAGCGCGACGGCCAGCGCATCCGGCAGTTCTTCCGATGAGCAACGATCTCTTCGCACCGCGTGTTCCGGAGGAGGTCGCCGCCAGGCGGCCGCTTGCCGATCGCTTGCGGCCGAAGACCCTTGCTGATGTCACCGGTCAGGAACATCTGACCGGTGAAGACGGCGTCTTGAAACGGATGATCGAAAGCGGCTCGCTCGGCTCGATGATCTTCTGGGGGCCGCCCGGCACCGGCAAGACGACGGTGGCGCGGCTGCTGTCCGGCGAGGCGGGGCTGGCCTTCGAGCAGATATCGGCGATCTTCTCAGGCGTTGCCGATCTGAAGAAGGTGTTCGAGACAGCCCGCCTGCGACGCATGGACGGCCGTCAGACGCTGCTCTTCGTCGATGAGATCCATCGTTTCAACCGCGCCCAGCAGGATAGTTTCCTTCCCGTCATGGAGGACGGCACCGTCATTCTCGTCGGCGCCACCACCGAGAACCCGTCCTTCGAGCTCAACGCCGCTCTCTTGTCGCGGGCCCGGGTCCTCACCTTCAAGTCGCATGACGAGGAGAGCCTAGAGGAGCTGCTGAAGCGCGCCGAGGTGATCGAGCAGAAGCCGCTACCGCTGACCGAAGAGGCGCGCGCCAGCCTGGTCCGCATGGCCGATGGCGACGGCCGCGCGGTGTTGACGCTCGCCGAAGAGGTCTGGCGCGCCGTGCGCGAGGGCGAGAGCTTCGACACCGAAGGCCTGACCCGCATCGTCCAGCGTCGCGCTCCTGTCTATGACAAGGCGCAGGACGGTCATTACAATCTGATCTCGGCGCTACATAAGTCCGTGCGCGGTTCGGACCCGGATGCCGCTCTTTATTATCTCGCTCGCATGTTCGATGCCGGCGAGGATCCGCTTTATCTCGGCCGGCGGCTGGTGCGCATGGCAGTGGAGGATATCGGCCTTGCCGATCCGCAGGCGCTGGTGATCTGCAATGCCGCCAAGGATGCCTATGAGTATCTCGGCTCTCCGGAAGGGGAGCTGGCGCTGGCCCAAGCCTGCGTCTATCTCGCCACCGCGCCGAAATCGAATGCCGTCTACACCGCCTTCAAGGCGGCCAGCCAGGCGGCCAAGCAGAACGGCTCGCTGCTACCGCCGAAGCATATCCTCAACGCGCCGACCAAGCTGATGAAGGGCGAAGGTTATGGCGATGGCTACCGCTACGATCACGACGAGCCGGATGCCTTTTCAGGCCAGGATTATTTCCCGGAGAAGATGGGCCGCCAGACCTTCTACGATCCGCCGGAGCGCGGCTTCGAGCGCGATATCCGCAAGCGGCTGGAATGGTGGGGAAAACTGCGCAAGGAGCGCAATCCCCGCTGACGCGTTTGTGCCTGTTCGGTCGGCGAAAGGGCTCAACCGCCAAGGGCGATTGCTATTGCAACCAGAAGCAATCCGAGACAAGTCATCGTCATCCCGGCATGAAAAGGCCTGCCTCCCGAAAATTCCGCCCACGCATAGCCCGTCACAAACAGCAGTATGATGAGAAACAGGTTGCTGACTCTCAGAGCAAGGTGAGCGTTGTCGATGAGAAGAAAAGGGGTCACTGCTGGAATGGAGGTGACCGAGACCAGAAAGAAAACCGCGATTGCGGCCAAGAGTTCATCTTTCGATAATGACGCCTTCCGGGGATCGGCGCGGGATGCGAGCGTCAGGAGTGATCGATAGAGCGCGTCCGTGTCGGCGGCTTTTGCAGAAAACGGTGCTTCTTCTATCGGGAATTCTTGCGTGAGCATCTTGAGCGCCGCAGTCTCGCTTCTGGCGGCTTTAATTTGCCGAAAAAGGCGCAAGCGCCTGCTTTTGTAAAACGTCGTGCCCAGAATGAACAACACGGCGTCAATGATCCCCCAAGCGACGTTGCATCCGATTGTTGCGACGATCAACTCATGGACATCTAACCCTTCATCTTCAAAAACAAGCCTAGAACCTACCGTCAATGTCAGCGCCATGATCAATCCGAAAAGGACTTCGCCGAGCGCATCGCCGGGATCGATGATGTTGGTGATATGACCGATCGGGTTCGAGGTCATGGACGGCCCCCACGTGATGAAGATCATGGTCTGCTGTTCTTCACTCCCTAGCAGAGCACGAATGAGGAGCCGACTTGCGGCTGGCGGCGCGGGTAAGCTTCGCGACGAAAGAACTGTGACCGACATCGCGGTCTGATTCATTGATCGTAATCAAAGATCAGCACGTTTGGGCGTCTCGTGATCAAGGTTTTTCGACAGAGCACGTTCAGCGCTTGCCTTTGCGCGTCCGAAAGATGCGCGGCGATGCAAAGTTCAGGAGGGCCGCGGCATCTTCTGGTTTGCGGGCGTGGCGATCACCTTGACGGAAGATTCCGCCAGCCCGTGATGGCCTTCCATATCGACGACGATATGCCAGTGACCGCTTTCGGGAACAGCAATCTTGATCGGCGATTTGCGCGCCACACCGCCGATATATTTGAAATCGAGAACCTCGGTGAACCGCTGGAAATTCGGAGCCGTCATCAGGCGGACATTGTTCACCGCATTCAACGACACCTCGACGATCGTTCCGGCGCGCTGTTCTTTGAGATCGTAATGGGTGAAGCGGAAGTTCGGTTTCGGCATCGGTCTCGTGGCGTCTGAAGTCTCTGCGCAAAGATTTTACCAGCATGCCGGTTAAGGAAAAGTTGGAATTGGCCCCCTCGTTCTTCCGGCAGGTGAAAACGGCGGGAGAAGTGCTGGCTTGTCGCGACCGTCATGACGAAACGGCGCAACGAGGGCGGTGATTGCGCCGTCAAGGCGCGGCATCCTCGCTGTTTCCCCGGATGGACCTCAAGCGGAGTAAACGATGTAAAGCTCTATGCAGGCGAGCACGATGCCGAAGACGATCAGCGCCCAGGCGGTGCGTTTCTCGCGGATCTGCCGGTTACCGCGCGTGATCCCATGCGGGCGAAGAGGGTGGAAGGCGGAGGACATCATATTTCGCATGGCGTTTGACTTTTGCAACGATGGCAAAAGCCTACTGCCGTTTGCGATAGGAAATCCATTCGGAGCGCATATGATCGACTTCTACCACAAGCTCGGCGGCGGTCTGCGCGATGCGGGCTGGATGCGGGAAAACATGCCGAAGAACCGGCTGGCGATCCTGCCTGATCTCACCCATTACGAGACCTTCGCCTCGCCCCTCATGGCGAATATGGCAACGACCTTCCTCGATGGCGGCGGCAAGGCGCCGAACTGGGCTGAGCAGGTCGGAAAGTAAGCGAAGACGGCCGGGTTTTTCCCGGCCGCCCTTTCCTCTGCAATCAGCCGCTGCGCTGGTTTTCCCGATCCAACTGCGTCACCAGCGCCAGGATCGTTTCCGAGACCGGCGTCGGCACGGCACTCAGGCGTCCGAGCGCCACCACCATGCCGACCAGCGGCGTGATTTCGAGCGCCTTGCCGCCGATCAGATCTTGCAGCATCGATGTGCGCACGGCGCCGATATGGCGCGATTGTTCGAGCCGCTGCTCGACGGTCATGCTGAAACGCGCACCCAAGGCCTCGCCGACGGCGCGGACCTCGTTCATCACCTTGCCGACCGTGGCTGAAAGTGCCGGATCCGCCATGATGTCGGTCATCAGAGCCCTGGTCAGCGCGCTGATCGGGTTGAAGGCGGCATTGCCCATCAGCTTGCTCCAGATCTCGTTGCGGATAACAGCCGTCGTCGTGATGTTGAGGCCGGCGTCGGTCAGCACCGCGGCGATCGCCTCGAGATCGGGCGAGATCTCGCCCGAGGGCTCGCCGAGCAGGAAGCGGCCGTTGTTGGCAAGCTGGATCTCGCCGGGATTGATCACCTCTGCGCCTTGATAAGCGACGCAGCCGATGACCCGTTCCGGTCCGATCAGCCGCCAAAGCCTGCGGCCGGGATCGAGCTCGTTGAACTGCAGCTCGGCATGCCGGCTCTGGCTATCGCGGTGAAAATACCACCACGGAATGCCGTTAAGGATCATGACGACGCGGGTACCTTCCTTGAGGAGTCCTGCAATGCCTTCGGCAGCGGGTGCCAGCTGATGCCCCTTGAGGCCGGTGATGACAAGATCCTGCGGCGGCAATGTCTGGGGATCGTCGGTCGCGGTGAGGCGGACGTTGAGCGGCCTTTCCGCATCGGCTTCGCGCAGGCTGAGACCGTTGTCGCGGATGGCGTCGAGATGGGCTCCACGCGCGACGACGGAGATGGTGACGTCGTTTCCGGCTTGGCTAGCAAGCTTGACGGCGATAGCGCCGCCGAGTGCGCCAGCGCCATAGATGCAGATGGACTTGATGGACATGCTCGCCTCTTCATGGTGGTGATCGACCTAGATCTAGGCCATTCCAGAGGTGAGGCGAACGCTAATTTGCCGCATGCCGCACTTTCCCGCAGTCACAGCGGCGCTGCAGCCGCATCCCCGAGTCCTGGGATGCGGCGGGCAGGGCGCTTCAGGCAGAGGCCGTTGCCTCGTTTGGAAAATCCGTGGACAAAGCGAGCTGACGCCAGATAGCAAGTTCCTTTTCGACGCTGGCATGCTGCTCCTCGATCACCGCAACCGTATCGCTGCCGAACGGCATGCGCAGCGGCGGATTGGGCGAATTGACGATCGTCATGATGCCGGCGGCCAGCTTGGCGGGATTGCCGGGCTGGGCATGGTTGGCGTCGGCAGCGAAACTGCGCATGTTGCCGGCCGGCGTACCCTCGTAGTCCGCAATCGAAGCCGGGCTGATAGCCAGCGATGTGTCGGCGAGGAAGTCGGTGCGGAAGAAGCCAGGCTCGACGATCGTCACCTTGATGCCGAAAGGTTCGAGTTCGGCGGCCATCGATTCCGACAGGCCTTCGACGGCGAACTTCGTCGAGCCGTAGACGCCCCACCCGGGATAGCCGAAATAACCGCCGATCGAGGAAAAGTTCAGGACATGGCCGGAGCGCTGGCGGCGCATATAGGGCAGCACCGCGCGCGTCACCTTCAGCAGGCCGAAGACGTTCGTGGCATAGAGCCTTTCGACCTCTTCGGCCGTGGCTTCCTCGACAGCACCCAGCAAGCCGTAGCCGGCATTGTTGGC of Rhizobium sp. BT04 contains these proteins:
- a CDS encoding replication-associated recombination protein A; the protein is MSNDLFAPRVPEEVAARRPLADRLRPKTLADVTGQEHLTGEDGVLKRMIESGSLGSMIFWGPPGTGKTTVARLLSGEAGLAFEQISAIFSGVADLKKVFETARLRRMDGRQTLLFVDEIHRFNRAQQDSFLPVMEDGTVILVGATTENPSFELNAALLSRARVLTFKSHDEESLEELLKRAEVIEQKPLPLTEEARASLVRMADGDGRAVLTLAEEVWRAVREGESFDTEGLTRIVQRRAPVYDKAQDGHYNLISALHKSVRGSDPDAALYYLARMFDAGEDPLYLGRRLVRMAVEDIGLADPQALVICNAAKDAYEYLGSPEGELALAQACVYLATAPKSNAVYTAFKAASQAAKQNGSLLPPKHILNAPTKLMKGEGYGDGYRYDHDEPDAFSGQDYFPEKMGRQTFYDPPERGFERDIRKRLEWWGKLRKERNPR
- a CDS encoding ketopantoate reductase family protein; this translates as MSIKSICIYGAGALGGAIAVKLASQAGNDVTISVVARGAHLDAIRDNGLSLREADAERPLNVRLTATDDPQTLPPQDLVITGLKGHQLAPAAEGIAGLLKEGTRVVMILNGIPWWYFHRDSQSRHAELQFNELDPGRRLWRLIGPERVIGCVAYQGAEVINPGEIQLANNGRFLLGEPSGEISPDLEAIAAVLTDAGLNITTTAVIRNEIWSKLMGNAAFNPISALTRALMTDIMADPALSATVGKVMNEVRAVGEALGARFSMTVEQRLEQSRHIGAVRTSMLQDLIGGKALEITPLVGMVVALGRLSAVPTPVSETILALVTQLDRENQRSG
- a CDS encoding DegQ family serine endoprotease; translated protein: MQGLFKRASVSLFALILVLPAAADAQTAKSVPESQMQMQLSFAPLVKQTSGAVVNVYAEKIVQRQSPFAGDPFFEQFFGQQMPNRSEKQSSLGSGVIVEANGTVVTNNHVVDGADDIKIALSDGREFPCKVVLRDDRVDLAVLKINTKESFPTLPIGNSDSVEVGDLVLAIGNPFGVGQTVTSGIVSALARNQVVRNEFGFFIQTDASINPGNSGGALMNMKGELIGINTAIFSRGGGSNGIGFAIPANLVKVFLASADAGVKSFERPYVGASFDAVTSEVAEALGLNKARGALVVKVSEGGPAAKAGLKAGEIVTAVDGISVEHPDALLYRLTTAGLGKSVKLTVVENGREQQLPLTLARAPETSPRDQRTIGGRTPFSGAVVENLSPRVADELRMPPESSGVVVSEVKEDSPAARLGFEPKDIIVSINGTDVKSTSELSEIADSDPGLWRVEIERDGQRIRQFFR
- a CDS encoding oxidoreductase, coding for MKVWFITGASRGFGALMTKEALASGDAVIATARNPKTVTGQFGDHPNLLAVALDVTNEAQAKEAAAAGIARFGRIDVLANNAGYGLLGAVEEATAEEVERLYATNVFGLLKVTRAVLPYMRRQRSGHVLNFSSIGGYFGYPGWGVYGSTKFAVEGLSESMAAELEPFGIKVTIVEPGFFRTDFLADTSLAISPASIADYEGTPAGNMRSFAADANHAQPGNPAKLAAGIMTIVNSPNPPLRMPFGSDTVAVIEEQHASVEKELAIWRQLALSTDFPNEATASA
- a CDS encoding DUF1883 domain-containing protein, with product MPKPNFRFTHYDLKEQRAGTIVEVSLNAVNNVRLMTAPNFQRFTEVLDFKYIGGVARKSPIKIAVPESGHWHIVVDMEGHHGLAESSVKVIATPANQKMPRPS
- a CDS encoding VIT1/CCC1 transporter family protein, with protein sequence MTSNPIGHITNIIDPGDALGEVLFGLIMALTLTVGSRLVFEDEGLDVHELIVATIGCNVAWGIIDAVLFILGTTFYKSRRLRLFRQIKAARSETAALKMLTQEFPIEEAPFSAKAADTDALYRSLLTLASRADPRKASLSKDELLAAIAVFFLVSVTSIPAVTPFLLIDNAHLALRVSNLFLIILLFVTGYAWAEFSGGRPFHAGMTMTCLGLLLVAIAIALGG